Genomic DNA from bacterium:
GCACGACAACGAGCTCGTCTTTGAGAAGAAGCGCGAGCCGGTGACGGTGGACAAGGGGTAGATTCAAGTCCGCCCAGGCGGACGACACGCTGCGGTACGACGGCCCGGGCTCTGAGCCCGGGCCGTCGCATAGTCCGGGGGGCGAGCAATGCCGAAAGCCACGCGTTCAGGCGGCGCGGAGCCGCGGACCGTTTTCGTCTGCCAGGAGTGCGGGTACGAGTCGAGCAAATGGCTCGGCCGCTGTCCCGGGTGTTCCGCGTGGAACAGCCTCGTCGAGGAGCGCCTGGCGGCGCCCGCGGCGGGACGGCGGCCCGGACCGCGGCGTGACCCGGCGCTGACCGCCGCCGCCGACCAGGCCGGCGGGCCGGGTCCGGCGGGGGCCGTGCCGATCGCCGAGGTCGTCCTCGACGACGCCGTGCGCCGCCGGACCGGGCTCACCGAGGTCGACCGGGTGCTCGGCGGCGGCGTCGTGCCGGGATCGCTCATCCTCGTCGGCGGCGACCCCGGCGTCGGCAAGTCTACGCTCGCGCTCGCCGTCGCCCACCACATGGCCACCTCCGGCGGCGCGGTCCGCGACACCCACCCGGTGCTCTACGTCTCCGGCGAGGAGTCGGTCCGCCAGACCAAGATGCGGGCCGCGCGTCTCGGCGTCGATGCGCCGAACCTGCTCGTGCTGGCGGAGACCGATCTCGACCAGATCATCGCCCAGATCGACCGGCTCCGGCCGTCGCTCGTCGTCGTCGATTCGATCCAAACCGTATACCGCGCCGACATCACCGCGGCGCCGGGCAGCGTCGCCCAGATCCGGGAGTGCACCGGCGATCTCCTCCGCGTCGCGAAGACCGACGGCGGGCCGGCGGTGCTGGTGATCGGCCACGTCACCAAAGAGGGCGCGATCGCCGGGCCGCGCGTGCTCGAGCACATGGTCGACACGGTGCTGTACTTCGAGGGCGAGCGCCACCACGCGTACCGCGTCCTGCGCGCGACGAAGAACCGGTTCGGCTCGACCAACGAGATCGGGGTGTTCGCGATGAGCGGGCGGGGCCTCGCGGAGGTCGCGGATCCGTCGGCGCTGTTTCTCGCCGAGCGGCCGGAAGGGGCGTCCGGGTCCGCGGTCGTGTGCGCCATCGAAGGGACGCGGCCGCTGCTTCTCGAGGTGCAGGCGCTCGTGACGCGGACGCCGTTCGGCATGCCGCGGCGCACGGCCGCCGGGATCGACTACAACCGCCTGCTGCTCCTGCTCGCCGTCCTCGAAAAACGCGCCGGGCTTCACCTCTCGGCGCACGACGTGTACGTCAGCGTGGCCGGCGGCGTGCGGGTGGACGAACCCGCCGCGGATC
This window encodes:
- the radA gene encoding DNA repair protein RadA, with amino-acid sequence MPKATRSGGAEPRTVFVCQECGYESSKWLGRCPGCSAWNSLVEERLAAPAAGRRPGPRRDPALTAAADQAGGPGPAGAVPIAEVVLDDAVRRRTGLTEVDRVLGGGVVPGSLILVGGDPGVGKSTLALAVAHHMATSGGAVRDTHPVLYVSGEESVRQTKMRAARLGVDAPNLLVLAETDLDQIIAQIDRLRPSLVVVDSIQTVYRADITAAPGSVAQIRECTGDLLRVAKTDGGPAVLVIGHVTKEGAIAGPRVLEHMVDTVLYFEGERHHAYRVLRATKNRFGSTNEIGVFAMSGRGLAEVADPSALFLAERPEGASGSAVVCAIEGTRPLLLEVQALVTRTPFGMPRRTAAGIDYNRLLLLLAVLEKRAGLHLSAHDVYVSVAGGVRVDEPAADLGVALAVASSHRDRPVDAGAVAVGEVGLGGEVRAVSQIDRRIAEAAKLGFRRVVAPRANLGGLDEIPAGVEITGVDNVAEALDRFVT